The window ATTCAAAACCTTGAATTGCTTTTCCGAGCCATGATAACTGTTTATCTAGTAATTCAGCCCGATTATATGTAGGAATGGCAATGGTGAGTAATTTATTCATAAATGGAGAAATTTTTCAGGTTTATTAACTAACTTTTAGTGCTTTTGCGGGTAAAAATGACTTACGTATAGATGCAATGACTAAAACTAGATATGAAATAATAATGTTTATGGCTAAACCTGGCCATCTTCTTAAAGCTCCCAAGAAAATTATCCAGTCACTTTTAGTAACGATATTCTGCAAAATCATTTGCAGACAAAATGTTTTAGAATAGCCAATTTCTAAAAGTTTGGCATAAACTTCCGGTATATAAACAAACCTCATCATGAATGACCATTTTGGGTCTTGCTCCAAATAACTCGCGTGCATTGTACATTCCAAATAATTATCTTTAGTGACAATCACACTGCCATTGCTGGCACAAAATCCTGTCCAATATGCTTGGGATGCCAAATTTTTACAAGCAGATTGCCACTGTTGCAGAGCGCGTTGTACTAATGCTGTTTGATAAACTGTTGCAGTCATAAAAATTACGCCGCCAAAGCTTTCTTTGAGATAATGTTGTAAAGCCGCTTTGCCATTAGTCATTGGTGCATCACTATCACTGTTAAACCAGCGTTTTACAGTAATTTCATTTGTTAACTTATCCCTGCCATAGCAATTCAAAAAAATCAGTGCTGTCTCAGGATTTTGCTTGATAGTTTTTAACAAAAAAGCTAGAGCATTATCTTGAATTGGGTCATCATCGCCAACTGTCCAAACATATTTACCACTAGCAGCTTGAATGCAGGCAGCGATGTTAGGCATTAAACCTATATTCTCTTGATTTCTATAATATTTAAATGTAGTTTCACTAAAGATTGGTTGCCATTTTTTAATGATTTCTTGAGTGTGATCTGTAGAACAATTATCAGAAATAATAATTTCACACTCAGATTCAAATCCTGGCAGGGATTTAGCTAACCAAGATAGTTGTTGTTCTAACAGTGCGGCACGATTATAAGTAGGAATTGCAATGGTGAGCAACTTATTCATTTTTTTGCTAAGATATATTACAGGATGAAATTTAGTATTGTTAATATTGGCTTAAGAAGGCAAAAGTAAAAAGTTAAATGGCAAAAACAAGAGAATAAACAATGGTTAAAAATCCCTAAATTAATTTACGGTAATTACTTTTTACTTCTTAAGTAATTTTTATATCCCCGACTTCTTTAAGAAGTCGGGGATATAACTTTGTTAAGACTGGGATTTACTTTTTAGTCCAGAAGAAATCTTTGTCAATTTGTTCGGTACGGATGAGATACTCTAGCTGCTTTAAGCGAGTAAAACCTCTAAATAAGAAGGTGTCTTCAGTCATATCAATTTGACTGAATAAGTTAAATAATTGTTGTGCGCCTAATTGAGCATTCCAATCACATTTAAAACCAGGGAGAATGCTGTTAATTTTATCGAAGGATACGCGATAACTGCGGTTATCTGCGCCATTTTGACCAAAGCTTAGTTTACAGCCGGGGAAAGCATCAGCAATAATTTCGGCAATTTCTTTGACGCGATAGTTATTACTGGTATCACCAACATTGAAGATTTGATTATGTACAAGGTCGCGTGGTGCTTCTAAGGCACAGATAATGGCTTTACAAATATCTAATGCGTGGACTAATGGCCGCCAAGGTGTACCATCGCTGATCATTTTAATTTCTTTACTTGTCCAAGCTAAACCAGCGAGGTTGTTTAATACAATGTCAAACCGCATTCTAGGAGAAGCGCCAAAAGCTGTGGCGTTTCGCATGAATGTTGGGGAAAAATCATCATCTGCCAGGGGTCTAACATCCCGTTCAACGAGGGTTTTACATTCTGCATAAGCAGTTTGGGGATTGATGGGAGATTCTTCTGTCACATCGCCTTCTGTAGCAACACCATAAACACTACACGAAGACATATAGACGAAGCGTCGGATACCCATTGTTTTAGCTAAATTAGCAAGGCGTACAGAACCTAAATGATTGATTTCGTAGGTAATATTGGGTGCTAGTTGTCCAGTGGGGTCGTTGGAAAGTTCCGCCATGTGAACAATTGCTTCTACACCTTCTAAATCTTCTGGGGTGATGTGGCGGATATCTTTGTTGAGGGTTTTAGCGGTAATTTCTGTACCGTTGTATAGCCAACCAACTTTATAAAAGCCTGTATCAACACCGATGACTTCATGGCCACGTTCAATTAACAGAGGAGGCAATAAAGAACCTAAGTAGCCTTCTGTTCCGGTTACTAATATTTTCATTTGTGGAAATTCCTTTAAAAGTTTTGAGGTAAAAATTCAGGAGTCAGAAAATGTTTTAAAAGCCCTCTATTTGCTAGTAAGACATTTGAGATCCCCCTAAATCCCCCTTAAAAAGGGGGACTTTGACGCATTTTCTGGCACTCTGGGATACTTACGCCACTCCCAACTCCCAATGCTTATGCAACAATTACAGTTTCAAGATGGGATTGTTGGGGAACTTGAGAAGCGATCGCTTTGCCAATTTCTAAAGAAGATGTGGCTGCGGGCGAAGGTGCATTGCACACATGAATGGAGTTTTGACCAGGAATGATCAAAAAGTCGTCTACTAGTTTGCCATCATCCATTAAAGCTTGGGCGCGGACTCCCGCATGGGTGGGAACTAAATCTTCGGCTTGAACTTCGGGAATCAGTTTTTGCAAACTTTTGACAAATGCTGCTTTGCTAAAGGAACGAATGATTTCTTGGATACCTTCGTCAGCGTGTTTAGCTGCAAGTTTCCAGAAACCGGGGTAAGTCATGACTTCTGCAAAGTCCCGCAAGTCGAAGTCGGTTTTTTTGTAACCTTCGCGCTTGAGGCTGAGAACGGCGTTGGGGCCAGCATGAACTGTACCATCAATCATTTTGGTAAAGTGAACGCCCAGGAAGGGAAAATCAGGGTTTGGTACTGGATAAATTAGGGTTTTTACCAGATACCGCTTTTCTGGGGTGAGTTCGTAATATTCGCCCCGGAAAGGTACGATTTTCGCTTTGGGTTCGACTCCACCTAACTTAGCAATGCGATCGCTATGCAATCCGGCACAATTGATGATAAATTTCGTTTCAAAGTTGCCTTGATTGGTTTCCAATACTTGATTTTTCCCACTCGCAGAGATTTTCAATACTTTGGTATTGAGGCGTAAATCTCCACCTTGATTTTGAATTAATTGGGCGTATTTTAAACAAACTTGCTTGTAATTAACAATACCAGTTGAAAATACCCGAATACCTGCCACACAGCTTACATGAGGTTCAATTTCTTTTACCTCTTCTGGGCTGATTTTCTGGACTTTTAAGTTATTTTCTAAACCACGTTGATAGAGATTTTCTAACCGTGGTATTTCTTGTTCATCGGTAGCAACAATAACTTTACCGCAGATTTCATGGTCAATTTCATGCTCTTGGCAGAATTCCACCATCGAGCGACTACCATCACGGCAAAATTTAGCTTTAAAACTCCCTGGTTTGTAGTAAATGCCAGAGTGAATTACCCCACTATTATTGCCAGTTTGGTGAAATGCCCAGTTACTTTCTTTTTCTAATACTAAAATGCGTGCTTGTGGATAGCGTTTACCCAAGGCCATCGCTGTTGATAAACCTACTATGCCACCGCCGACAATCGCAAAATCGTACATATTATTTGTCATTAGTCATTTGTCATTAGTCAAAAAGCTGAAAGTAGAAGCTTGAGCATAAAATTTCATACTTCAGACTTCATACTTCCTACTTTTCTTACCATACTTGCCAAGGCGCTTTACCACTCTGCCATAGTTCTTCGAGATGATTTTTATCGCGCAAGGTATCCATTGGCTGCCAAAAACCATTATGTTTAAAAGCAGATAACTGTTCCATGTCAGCTAACTTTTCTAATGGTTCTTTCTCCCAAACGGTGCTGTCATCCGCAATTAAATCGATAACATCTGGTTCTAGGATAAAATAGCCACCATTTACCCAAGCACCTTCACCGTCGCGTTTCTCACGGAAGCTGGTGATTTTTGTTTGCTCTTGTTCTAAGGAAATAGCGCCAAAACGTCCGGCTGGTTGTACTGCTGTGAGTGTCGCTAATGTTTTTTGTTGTTTGTGAAATTTAATTAGCTCAGTGATATTTATATCACTCACACCATCACCATAAGTAAAGCAGAAAGTGTCATTTCCGACATGTTCAGCAACTCTTTTTAAGCGTCCACCAGTCATGGTACTGTCGCCAGTATTGACTAATGTTACACGCCAAGGTTCTGCATAACCAGAATGTACATTCATTTGGTTAAAACGCATATCAAAAGTTACATCTGACATGTGTAAGAAGTAATTAGCAAAATACTCCTTAATCACGTAACCTTTGTAACCACAACAAATAATAAAATCATTAATGCCGTGGGCAGAATAAGTTTTCATTATGTGCCAAAGAATTGGTTTACCACCAATTTCAACCATTGGCTTTGGTCTGATACTGGTTTCTTCACTGAGGCGTGTACCAAGTCCACCAGCCAAAATCACCGCTTTCATGCAATTACCTCGGAGATTTGTAGGGAATTATTTTTTATTTTCTGGAGATGAAGAGGATGCACTTGGTTGGAGAGAATTTGTCTTTGCTCTGTTTTTCTCCGTACATAATCTAACTAGAATTTTTGCTACTTGTATGAAGGAAAAGTAAATTAAAATCTGGAATGTGTAAAAGGTTTATGAATAGTTTTTACACAAAAAAATTATCACGTAAATGAATATAATTTTTAACAAAAATATGATTTCAATTTACGTGTAATATAAATATATACGTAATATATAGGAATACGGTTTGATTCCTGAATCTAGTTGTGTAGATAGGGAGTAGAGAATGGGGAATAGGGCGTTGAAATATTATGTTTGATCGCAACTTAGTATCAGATCAGAAATTTAACCGCCGATCAATTAAGAATTTGATTGATTTGTTTTATTTGTAGCTTTTGTGGACAGTGCAGAAAATATTTTCTAGTAATAATTAGTGCCAATTTTTACATAAACTCAGATACCCGACTTCTTTAAGAAGTCAGGTATCTAATTGTTCAATATTGAAGAAGAACTATTGACAAATGGTAAGTATTCAGTACCCAGGAGTCAGAAGTCAGAATTTAGAGGTATTTAGTAGATTAGTAAATTGATTCATCAAATAATTCTCCTCATTCTTCAACTTTTCTGGCTTCTGAATTCTGACTCCTGAATTCTTACGACAAATGACCAATGACTACCGCTAATTTGTGCCTACAGTTCCCCAAGCACTAGAACTTTGCAGTAAAGCATTACATTGACTTTCAATGATCACACACATACTGCTGAGTGCTTGTTGATAATTTTCTGTATCTTCTTGTTCTAAGGCGAGTTTGGCGGCTAATTGCAAGTCTTCGACGGCTTTTTGGTTATTTTTGTCTGCTTCTTTACCACCGTATTGAGCGACTTCATAGCGCACCATACCGCGTTTGAGATAAGCTTTTGCCAATTTTTCGTTAAGTTTTAATGCTTGGTCAAAGTCAGCGATCGCATTTTGGTATTGTTGAGCGTATTCGGTGCTGTACTGTGCCATTTGGTAATATACCGAGCCGCGTTGAAAATACGCTTCAGCTTTGGAGGCGTTGAGTTTAATCGCTGCGGAAAAATCGGCTATGGCTTGCTGGAACTCTTTGAGAGATTCACCACTATACTTGGCGATTTGCGCTCGGACAATCCCTCTACGGATATATGCTTCGGCTTCTTTGATGTTGAGGCGGATGGCATTGTTAAAATCTGCGATCGCTAAATGATATTCTCGATCTGGATCATTGCTATACTCAGCCAGCATGTAGCGAGCGTTACCACGATTTACAAAAGCTTTCACTTCCTGGGGATTAATTTCCAACGCTGTCGTATAGTCTGTTAATGCCCCTTCGTAGTCTTTAAGATTGTAACGAGCATTACCTCGATTAATAAAAGATTTGGCGTATTTTGGTTCTTCTTGGATGGCTTTGGTAAAACTTTCGACTGCTTGCTTATAGTCACGCACTTGGTAAGCAGTATGACCTTGTTTGTAATAATCAGCAAAATGTAGCACCTGCCGACTTGGTGCGGTATGTGTCATCAAGGTTTGCTGAGTATAGGCATTTTGCGACACAAACGGACGGGTAAATTTTACCATCACATCCAAATAACCCAACATCCCTAAACCCAGACAACCTAAAACAATCGGGTAAATTTTGGATATCTTGCGCCGTTGATAAGGAAAATAATTCGGCTGATTATTTGGTTGCCAAGAATTACCCTTGGCAAATGACATCACTGGCTGTGGTAAGCGATGAGGTTGATTGTAGCGTCTGGTGGGGATGGTAGCAGGTTTGAGATGTTCTCGATTTTCAATTGCCCGTTGTGAAGGAAAAGGATCTCGTCCGCCTAAACGCAAAGTCCGTTCACACCAAGGGCAGCTATGCAAGTGATTACTGTAACGATGCTGAGGATTGGTAGTACAGGTAATTAAAGCATCTTCAGCTTCCGTCAGAGCCGACAACCAAGCTTGAGCATTGGGACGTAGCTGCGGGTTGTTGTGGCCAGTTTCAAAACACTGGATAAACAATGCCTGCAAGCTAGGATGTAGAATTTCCCAAGGAGGCGCAATGGGAGTCGGCAGATAAGGAACTTGGCGGTTTTGGCTGTAGGTGAAGTGTCCAGCCGCAATCCGGGCTTCGTAGGCTGGCGGTTCCGCAGTGCCTTGAAAAATCCCCGAAAAAGGATGTGTCCCTTCCATTAATAATTGGAAGATCAGCACTGCTAAACCAAAGGAGTCATGATCAATTGTGCGATCGTGTTGGGCGAAAACTTTGTTTTGCAGTTCTGGGGGAGTAAACTCTGGTTTACCCACTGCACAACGATAGACAAGATTATTATTTAAATCTGGCACTTGGAAAGAGTCAGTATCTACCAAACTCACCAGTGCTGTGTCACTGACTAAGATGTTGGACTCGTTGACATCACCCACGCAATAACCACTACTGTGCAGGGCTGCAAAAGCCGCCGCTAAATTCCGCGCTGTCCGCACTAAATATTGATAGTTGAATAACGGGCAGTGTTGGCGACGGGTTCTGGGGTTGTAAAAGTCAATAATTGGCCGCATCCCGCGAATCCGAGGCATGATAAAGCCAATGACAGTTTTACTCCCATCTGCTGTCTTGATTAACTCCTGTGGCCAAGCAATGGAAATATGCCCCAAATTAGCTGTCGGGTTTTCCGGTGGGTTTGCCAACATCGCTTGCAGTTTTTTAGCATGATTGGCTGTGGGTTTGTGATAAACCTTCGCCACTAAATCGCCATCAGATGGCACTGCATAAACACAGGCTTCACCACCTCGTCCTAAGCTGACGCTGAGGTTGATAATTTCTGGCTGGGGAAGACAACGTAGTACCTTCATGTTTAAGTCACTGTTAACGGGGGTTAGATAAAAAGACCGAACTTGCAGAATCCTTGTTTATGAGCGGTTGAAGGCAGCAATAATTAGTGTTAAATCATCGTCGGTACGTTGTGTTATCCGCTCAGAACCTAAAAACCTCACGAGTTGCTCTTTTGCTAAGGACTTATCCTCGGCGTTTTCGATAAAGTCAAACAAAGGAAAAAAGAAGGGTTTGTGAGGTTCGCCAACAACCATGTTTAAAGCCAGCATTTGTAGTCCATCGGTGAGGATACCAACGTTGACTATTTCTTCTCGCCATAATCTCATTTGGGCTGTGTCTATAGCATCTAAGGAAGTCAAGAAAGTCGTTTCGTTGATATATTCTCCGTTATTGGGTATGGTTAGCGCAATTAAATTTCCTTGACGATTTTTTGCGACTGCCATTCCGTCACCGATTTGAGCGGCTGCTACCATTTGGGGTGTAGCGATGGTAATGATTAAGGTAGTTGCCAAATCTTGGGGCTGTTGGTTACAAGCTGCGGCTTCTGTTTCTACGGCTTTTTTCGCAGCCAGCAAGGCATCACTCAACAAAGATTGCACTTCCAAATCATCAGCTAACACAGCGCGAGAAACTTCTTTGTGCGATAAATGTTCTACAGCTGCTTCTGTCGCCACCATTGCGCCAATTTTCCCCTGACTGGCAGAACCTGCGCCATCTGCTGCTGCGGCTACTAATATATTGTCTGGTAATAGTTGCCAGTTGTGAGCATCCTGACACAGCTGCTTATTTCTGATGTGGCTGGTACCACATACAGATGCGGCGACTACCCGCCAATGATCAATCTGTTTTGATGTGTTCATAGATTCTGTGTCTGGGCTAGCTGTGTAAGTATGAAACCCCACGAGGGCGATTAAATGGAACCCCAGCCAATTGGAGGTAAGGCTACTTGTTCATCCACTTGGGAATGAGAAACAGCCGCCATACTTGCTGACAACCACATAAACATTTCCACAAAGTTTAATCCACGCAATTTCAGTGGTGTCCGCACAGCTAACTGATTGAGCGTTGTCATGTTGGCATTTTCTACACCTACAGAGAAAAAGGCTACGCGCTTGCTGGCTTCATCTCCTTGAACTCTTTGGGCGGCTTGAGCTACTAAATGTTCTTGTTCACCTTGTGGTTCACCATCGGTAATCATAAATACCCAAGGGCGATAGTAGGCAATGCCGTTGGAGCGATATAAGGATTTACGCTCTTGCACCATATCTAAGGCTTTGTGAATGCCTGCGCCCATACTGGTGAGTCCTTGGGCAGTGAGAATTGGCGGGTTAAATTGATCGGCGGTTACAAAGTCTTGGACGACATTTACTTGACTATCAAATGTTACTATTGCTACCTCAACTCGACGAGATGCTAAGGAATTTTTGACTAATTCATCTTTTAAACTCAGCAAACCTTGATTTAATGCTTCTATGGGTTCGCCTTGCATGGAACCAGATGTATCTAGTAACAATACACAAGGGCAACGGGGTTCGGGGTTTTCCGCAAATTCTACTACTTCATCCAGGGTTAATGTATCTTGCATAACTTTTTGTGTTATGTTATAGTCCAAAGCTTTATTTTCCTTTTTTCAAAGTATATATTTCAGTTTCCGGAGTCTCACAGGGAATAAGCAAATTTTGGGCGATCGCCAGTCGAGTCTTTATGTACTATTAAACAAATACTTTTCCCTAAATTCTCTACACATTTATTAAAGTTTTCATCAAGTTACCGTTGCTCAACCGCAAATTTACCAAGAGTTCTGGTTTTCGGCATTTTCAGAACTACAAAGATTTATGTAGGGCAACCGCTAGAATATAATAAACATCAAAAGTTGCCCAGATAAAAATTTAAAGATTTTATGTGGAACATATTCATTTTTATCTCCGGCAAAAGTATTAACTCGTTCAATTGCTCATTCCAGTCACCTTGCAAGCGGGTTTTTTAGCTAAATACGGAATTGAGCTAGTAAAAATTTTGTTTTTGATTCATTTTCCTCAAGCTGGCTCAAAAATAAAAAGGAGTCAGAAAACAGAATTCAGAATTCAGAATACGCTACTCATGGAGGGATGGAGTTTTAGTCGGAAGAATACTTGAATTTCCTTGTACATCGCCAGGGGCAAGGTTTTAAACCAATATTCATCATCCAGCGATGCACTGAGCTTGTCGTTCGCGTAGCGTCTCCGGCAGGAGAAGTGTCGTACAAAATTCATGCTGAACTCTGACGGATGTGTTCTTAATTCTTCTTCATAAATAATCTATCTGATGACAGATGTATTTTCCTGGGCTTGAATCTAGGGTGTGGGTAACTCTTAATCAAATGTCAAATTTCGATTGATTTAGGTTGGTGTCTTGGATCTGTTGGTACTTGAGCCTCCTAAAGGTAATATTTGTGGGTAAAGATTGGTAAAGCGTAAGCTCTGACTCCTGACCGAGTAAAAATACTAACTTCCGCTATGACTTTTCAGAAATAGTAATGAAAAGTATTTTATAGGTATTGCTGTTTTGTCTTCGTAGATTGTCAAGCTGACTGGGTAAGACTTTGATTTCCATAGCTGTTAATCTCGATTTATTTTATCGGTCGAGAGAATAATTGTCCGGGAGACAGATTAAAACTAATAAAGTAAAACATACTTAAGAATCCAAATTTGCATAGATTCTGTATAATTTTCTAAAACAATTTTTTAAAATGTCTAATTTCGGTACATTTACAGTTTTACGTCCTCATAGTTTATTAAAACAACTGTCTCATAGTGTCGAAACGACTTGTATACAAGCATTTAGCAACCTAGTAACATGGCTAATTTATTTAGAACAGGGAAACATCACCTACGCGACAAACTCAGTTGAACCTTTTGATAGATTAGAACGCCAGCTGCGCCGCCTGAATTTGCTCAGTAGCGAAATTCGCGTAGAATTACGCATGAATTTTGAATCTGATGTTTTTAATCATGCCATTGCTAATAGCAACGATTTATCAACTCAGCCTGCTGACTATCAAGCAATTAATTGGCTAATTAAAGAAGGTTATCTGGATGATGCACAAGCGACAATTTTGATTCAAGAACTTGTCAAAGAAGTGATGGAATCATTTTTGTTAGTAAAAACAGGTACTTATGCTTTAAGTGATGCAACCCAAACATTGAGCAAAATTTGTCGTCTGGATGTCGAAAAAACTCTAGAAATTTGTCACATTAGACTACAAAATTGGCAATCTTTCGCTCCCCAAATTTCTTCACCTTATCAGCGTCCATATCTGTTAATTAACAGGAATTTCCACAGCAAGAACTTACCGCAACTACCACGAGAATTAACAGCTTGGATGAAAGGGTTTAGCCTGCGACATCTGGCTGTAATTATGAATCAAGATGAAATGCAACTGGCTCAACATTTATACCCTCATATTGTCCAAGGAGGGGTAATTATGCACGAACCAGATCCACCATTTGATCAATTACCAAAGCATCAGCCGGAAGTTTCAGGATCTGCTCGATATACAACAGCATTACTCAACAGACAATTCATCGACACAGTAGTAGAACCCAGTAGTCGCTATCTAGAAGCAGAAACGGCTCTGGCTGTTGAAGATTTTAACCTGGTGGTGCGATCGCCCCAAGCAACCTCACCATCAATTCACAATCTTCAGGAATTAACAATACCAAATACCATAAACTCTCCGCCCGAAAGAGTAACGACTACTACCGTCACCGCCAAAAAGACCTATAAAATCATTTCTGTGGATGATAGCCAGACAATTCTCAAAGAAATTAGTCGTTTTTTGGAAAGTGAGAATTTTTCTGTAGTGACAATTGATGATCCCCTCAAAGCGGTGATGTCAATTATTCGCCATAAACCAGACTTAATTTTGTTGGATCTCAACATGGCTGGAATTGATGGTTATGAATTATGCAAAATAATTCGGAATAATTCTACCTTTAAACATACTCCGATTATTTTTGTCACAGGTAATAAAGGAATTGTGGATAAAGTCAAAGCTAAATTAGTCGGAGCCTCTGGTTATTTAACTAAACCTTTTACCCGTGCAGAACTGCTGAAACTTGTGTTTATGCACTTGGCTTGAAAAAGTAGGGAGTTGGGAGTAGGGAGTAGGGAGTTGGGGAGTGGTTCGGCTACGCGGTAATCGAGCGAAGCGATGCACTGAGCTTGTCGAAGTGTCGAGATTCACCAACCGGGGCAGGGGGGACAAGGGAGACAAGGGAGACAAGGGGGACATAGAAGCAATCTTTCTACCTTGTCTACCCCCTCTACCTTGTCTACTCCCACTCAGCACTCAGGATGAAATTAAAGGCCGATGTATGCCGATAATACAGATGGTGCGTGATTGACAATCAAAATGCAAATCAGTCGAGAACTATCCCTAGCAAAAATGGGTTGCGGAACTTGGGCGTGGGGGAACCAACTGCTGTGGGGATACAACGAAAACATGGATGAGCAGCTACAAGCTGTGTTTAACTTATGTGTCAGTAATGGTGTAACTTTATTTGACACGGGTGATTCGTACGGTACTGGGAGATTAAATGGACGTAGTGAGTTACTTTTGGGGCGATTTGCTCAAGCATATCAAGGTTTAAACCAGGAAAAGATTTGCATTGCAACAAAGCTGGCTGCGTATCCTTGGCGATGGACGCGCCAGTCAATGATTAAAGCTTGTCAGTCTTCCGCCCAGCGTTTAGGTAGAAATGTTGATTTAGTACAGATGCACTGGTCTACGGCTAATTATGCACCTTGGCAAGAAAAAGGTTTATTAGAGGGTTTGGCTGATCTTTACGAACAAGGTTTAGTGAAAGGTGTTGGGTTGTCGAATTATGGGCCAAAACGCTTAAAAATGGTGCAGCAAAGATTTGCCGAACGAGGTGTGCCGATTTCTACCTTGCAAGTGCAGTATTCTTTGTTATCGACTTATCCGGTGACGCAACTGGGACTCAAAGATGTGTGTGATGAATTGAGGATTAAATTAATTGCCTACAGTCCTTTGGCTTTGGGGATATTAACAGGTAAATATTCCGAGACAGGGAATGTTCCCAAAGGTGTGCGTGGGTTGTTATTTAGACAGTTATTACCGGGAGTACGATCGCTGTTAGCATGTTTACAAGAAATCGCCCAATCAAAAAATAAAACCATGTCACAGGTAGCCATTAACTGGTGTATCTGTAAAGGGACTATTCCCATCCCTGGTGCAAAATCCCTCGCCCAAGCACAAGATAATATTGGTGCGTTGGGTTGGCAACTTGATGCTGGCGAAATAGCAGAGTTAGATAAAGCCGCAAGCAGTACAGATAAAGTGATGGTGCAGAATATTTTTCAGACGCAGTGAGGGTGGAAGTGCCTTGCCTTTGCGCGAAACAAAATTCATCCCACTCATTAGCAACGCCGAAAAATTAATGTTATTGATATTCAGTCATAGTTCCAAATTTCGCCTACGCTCGAAATAGAGACGCTTATAATCAGGCGTTAGATGTTCGTAGTGAATCTAAAAACTTGCCATGCAACTTGTGTCGAAAACGAACCTTGACCCAGAACTAGCCCCCGCTTCCGAGACAATTATTCTGG is drawn from Aulosira sp. FACHB-615 and contains these coding sequences:
- a CDS encoding response regulator, which gives rise to MSNFGTFTVLRPHSLLKQLSHSVETTCIQAFSNLVTWLIYLEQGNITYATNSVEPFDRLERQLRRLNLLSSEIRVELRMNFESDVFNHAIANSNDLSTQPADYQAINWLIKEGYLDDAQATILIQELVKEVMESFLLVKTGTYALSDATQTLSKICRLDVEKTLEICHIRLQNWQSFAPQISSPYQRPYLLINRNFHSKNLPQLPRELTAWMKGFSLRHLAVIMNQDEMQLAQHLYPHIVQGGVIMHEPDPPFDQLPKHQPEVSGSARYTTALLNRQFIDTVVEPSSRYLEAETALAVEDFNLVVRSPQATSPSIHNLQELTIPNTINSPPERVTTTTVTAKKTYKIISVDDSQTILKEISRFLESENFSVVTIDDPLKAVMSIIRHKPDLILLDLNMAGIDGYELCKIIRNNSTFKHTPIIFVTGNKGIVDKVKAKLVGASGYLTKPFTRAELLKLVFMHLA
- a CDS encoding aldo/keto reductase, which gives rise to MQISRELSLAKMGCGTWAWGNQLLWGYNENMDEQLQAVFNLCVSNGVTLFDTGDSYGTGRLNGRSELLLGRFAQAYQGLNQEKICIATKLAAYPWRWTRQSMIKACQSSAQRLGRNVDLVQMHWSTANYAPWQEKGLLEGLADLYEQGLVKGVGLSNYGPKRLKMVQQRFAERGVPISTLQVQYSLLSTYPVTQLGLKDVCDELRIKLIAYSPLALGILTGKYSETGNVPKGVRGLLFRQLLPGVRSLLACLQEIAQSKNKTMSQVAINWCICKGTIPIPGAKSLAQAQDNIGALGWQLDAGEIAELDKAASSTDKVMVQNIFQTQ